CCCCCATCCTGGTGAGCATGTCAGGCCTCGGGTCAAGTGAACGACCTCTAACTCCCGCAACAGAGTTTTCAAAGTGATGGGGGTTATTGCATCTAAATTTACTACCAGACAGCAGCTATCTGTTCACCTCTGCCAAGCTCAGGGAAGGAAGCTGTGAATTAGGGCTGTTTGTTTGGAGACAGTACAACTCCAAAACAGACAAAGGTTTTTCAACACAACTTTCAGGACTGACATTGATTCCGGTGATGTTCTGCAGGTTCATTTGGATGTACTAAATTTTACCCTGCTGTTTTCAACAACCAGAGTagccggtcatgtgaccagctctaGTTGACACCAGCAAAAAGCGGTCACCGCtcctaagaaaaaaaaacattaaaatgatgagTCCAAGTTATTTTCACTAccaaggcgtcaaatagcaACTGTCTTCAAGCGACTTTTGTGTCCTAATGTTGACAACCAAGTCATCCTTTCACGTTGCATGTTGCCGCAACAGTCTTTCAACGGAGAACAATTTTTCTTTCCCATGAACTGTTTCAAGCGGGACAGTGTGGTTTGGAATGTCACGTCGTCGTGGCTCTTTATATGCTAAGTGACTCATTGCAGTGTACAgagtgaaaggagcgccatcatATGGCTAACCCAGACCTCGTCTCTCCTACGGAAGATGAAACATGCTTCAGATGAAAGCTTTAAATTGTTTCAAGTTtgctgacttctgcgtcaacatCAGACACAAATGTTACTTGAAGGTACTTGGGCAAGGGAATGTATTTTTGAGTACCGCAGTTGGACCATAAATTTGTTTTGGGACTATACTAATCTTCTGTCATGGGAGTGTTTGTTTTatctgtgtttttacaaagaTGCATGACAGGCCTGAGACAACTTGTTGAACCATCTCACTGCAGACATCTTTACATTACCTCTTCCAGAAACACATATATCATTGATAATCCCCCATTACAACACAGACAAGACTGACACGCGCTGAGGAGTCAGATTAATAATTCACTCCTGGATGTGCGTTTTATATTAATAGTACAGAGTCCAACATTCTTGGCTGCGTCACCAACAACTTTAACCCTGTCGTGCCAGTGCAATGGAACACTGACATATTGGAAGTATGACCAAGCGGCCCTGGAATGCAGGCTCAGATGCAATGTAATGTTTGTCAAGTTAAGCTGACAGATTTTGCATCACCTTTTCAGTGTTGTCTATTGGCCACTGTGAAGTTAAGAAAaagagtgtgtttttgtcagtcCGCGAAAAAACCAGCGCTGCAGAAATACTTGAGTGACAGGAGACACAAGTGACTCCCGACTGAAAAAGTCAGCTCTTCAACAGCGACAGTTTACTTGTTCCAGACTTCCAGCTGGACATTTCAGCTTAGTTAGTCAGTCATCAGTTGAGGGTCAGCGTTTGTTGATCGTCGGCTTtaacagctgtcaatcaaataCCACATGAATGACAGGGCTCCTCACAAAATTCGTCCAAATACAGCCACACAACAACTGGAGTCGCaccacaatatttttttcagtttgtcgttTCTGCTGCCTTTTAGCGGGAAAAATGACTGTCCAAAGCCAGCGCTGTGCTCCGAGTTGATATCTACCTGGTGTCCGTCTTCATCATTCGTACTCAGCGCACAGTCCTCGCCGAGACAAGGCCGCTCCGAAATCAGTGCAGCTGTGCACAATTAAGGACGCAGCAGCTGGTACTGAGAGGCCATTGTTCTTCCAGAGGGAGGGCCTGAAGGAGATCTCCCGCAATGATCTCCTCGTACAATGTGTCGGATTAACTGAGAATCACTGGCTTGTTTCATCATTATTATAGTCATAAAGTTCAGAACGTAGCTTTGCTCTGTTCTATATTTACAGCCGGCTGTTTACTGGAGCTGTTTTGAGAGTCATTACAAATACACACGCCTCTCTGTTGTGTGTGATGTTACGTTGCACATTTACCCTTCAGTGACCGGACCGTTAAGTCCATATAAACAAGGCTGAAACATCATAGATTCAGGGTTTTATTCGGGAAGTAAGGGGCTCAGACGTGCGCCACATACACCACTGTCTCGTGTGTTTGGGTAGTGCTGCAGTACAAGTCTTGGGGGCAACCATCCATAattgaagaagaggaagtttatttcaatcccacagcAATAAACAACAACTCTTCtatttcaatgtgttttcaaGTATCGAAAAAGAAATTTCAAATTGTGTCTGAGGCCATAGGACTCTGCCTGAAGTGCTGCATGAGTGGGCTGAGATTTTGTGAGGTTTTATCCCACTAGATTGAATCAAACATGCTGGAGACTCATATCATCAGTGACTCCGCTTCACGGCATCCAACccttggagcagcagcaggaagacagAACAACAAATTGTTTTCTTCTCAAATTTTGTATATTTCATTGCACTGGTGCCCTCTAGAGGGTTCACtgctgcagaaaatgtatttagcgAAAGAAGGGTGGTGTGACTGATTTTGTCTGCTGCACATCACCTGGCATACATGCTTTCTAAATGTGCTTCTATTCAACCAACATCTCACCAATTCTGCACATTTTGGGTTGGAAATGCAACCATACTTTCAAACATTTACTTCATCTGTCTTCTGGAAAGTTCATTTCATGTATGAGGTGTATGCACCGTAAATTCAGGACGATAGACAGcgctggaatattagccccacccacaaAACTGAagcaggaaaatagatcttcttCAGACAAAAGCCGCggttgcagtggtgctgtctgcgccgtaagaagatcagtggtgcacccagcttaaacatgcatgaggatcacttttcGGTCTCAACGGCTGATCGACTCTGTGGGCGGAGTTTGTGAGTGGTTTGTTgtgagtttgttgtgtgttttttgtgctcaatattttgacagcatgacgctctttagcctgtaaaaatccaaagCCGCGTCCTTGGGTTGAGATTGCGGGAAAAAAGAAGCCAAAAATtccaatgtttaaaaaaaagagttttgttGCATCTCCAGAGCAAGAAGAATAACCTGAACTCAAACATGATCAGCACTGTACGCCACCCTTGTCCACTATGATGCAGTGTACTGACTGACCTCTTCCCACTCTTCAGAACCGATGCCATACTGAAAAGGTGAGAGATGCAGTGAATCTCAATATGTCTTCTCTCTCTCGTGTCGTGGCCAGTTCCACGATCTCCTGTCCCAGACCACATCCCCGCTCAGTCAGCTGGACCCGTACACCAGTCGCTCCATGGATATGCTGCTGCCCCTGACTGAGTCGGACCGGAGGCGGAGAGGACTCGATCAGGACTGTAGCGTGTCTTTGCGATCTTTCTGTGAGAGGCCTCGATCGGTCGTAAGTGCTCGCACCTTATTTATTGGTTTCTCTAAAGATGTTGGAACATTGAAAGCAGCAATAAtcattaaaagtaaaagtaattttcaaagtaaaagttgCATTTGAAATTGTATGTTCTGACTACAGATCAGACAGTTGTCATACAGCTGTGGTCTAATTTGTCCATAAAGAGCCATGTTTACTTTACTAGACAGAAATGCAGTGCATTCATCAATGGAACATACATTGAGTTCATTTCTggcccctttaaaaaaaaaaaaactacaacatAGAGTTTCTGTATGTATACATGTTGAATCATTGCTCCAACAACAGCTCCTCACATGCAGTTTCCTTCAGTGCTTGATATTTAAGGGAGTTTGCTGGCAAAATCCATCACGCCAGACAAGCACTTACagagcacagacctctgccaatGATTTACACCTGCTGCAGTCGTCCTATGTTTAATGATCATTATGGACAAGCTGTTGGTCCATTTGGTCAGTAGCAGAATGCCAAGTACACTGTGGCATTCACATCTGAGTTCCCAAACTGGTGGATTGGTGAAGCTTCTTTAAAAcattgtccacattttcagagctcagttggtggtgcTCTCGTTCATAGCGGTGTCccattgcattttcttttttctaagtGATGAGGAATGTAATAAAACCTGCTAGCAAAGCAACCCAAAATAGAATTTCACGTGCAGCACGACAGCGTCCCGGACTGTCGTACGCACAACAAATATTTATCGGCCTCCGAAACGCAGCGATATCCAGCATATTTGACTCTTGATTTATGAAGTGGGTAACCCAGATTGACCCGTGCCAAACGGTGAATATTTATAAGTCAAACAGCGGATTGCTGACGCAGCAGAATCTGTCTCCTGATGCCCCTAAAGAAGTGATTAAATACATCAGCCTTCCATCACAGCGCTTTGGCCGAGATCCCAATCTGCGCATGGCCGTTAATGCTCATGGAGTTTTGTGCCGTAGTTGGCCGGAAAACAAATTCCATTTCATGATGTATGGCAAGATAAAATATTGGTTTCGGCTGTGTAGGGTGCAGTTTAGATAACAAGTTTAAAATGTTGCTTCAGTTCAAAAACACAACTAAGATTTTTTTATGCATGAGGTCCGTGATTTTTTTGTTGGTCTTCACAGGATCGACACAAAGACTCACGTTTGAACCTCCGGCCTCCGAGCCACTCGGCCACCTATGCCACAGTGTCCGCCTGGCACCACCAGCCTGAGAAACTCATCCTGGACTCCTGTGGGTACGAGGCCACGGTGAGTATTCAGCGTGCACCGTGTTGTGTAGCTCAGCTGCCTTGAGTTTGCATCAATCCAGCCTGGTATTCTGTATGTCCCAGTACCTAGGATCAATGATAATCAGGGATCTGCGAGGGATCGAGTCCACACAAGACGCCTGTGCTAAAATTAGGGTAAACAAAGCATCTTGTTCCCAGCACATGTCCATGACAGTCATTGGATGTCTTCCTTCGCTCCATACTTGGTACCTCAGCCTCCATCTTTCTTAGTCCAACACGCTCCCTCCTGTCCATCTGACCTTGAATGAGGCATGTTTCCAACCCGAGGCCCAGAGGTCTCATCCCACCCACCTAGTTGATTTAAGCGACCAGCAAGACCATGAAAAAGACGATACTACCTTAGTTGAATTTCACCACAACAGCAAACTGATACTGTTACCTACAGTGCGAAGATTACCCTTTTAGCTTTACCATCGGCCTTCGAAGCGTATACTATATCAGTACTATACCGTACTATATCAGCTTTCACACAGGGATACTGGGCAGCTGCGCAGGATGTGTGCCTGTGTGCCCCTTCCTGGCCAAAAAGGGACATGACAGAGTTGGTTCATCAGTTGACACCAtcacctcatccacccaaataGACCAGAGGATACGTGGAAGAATGCCATGATGGTATCACCGGGCCTTGAAGCACTGGGTTGGCCAAATCTACGGCAGACAGCCATGCCTCTACCTCTTTGACCGTGGTTTGGACTGTATCTCTGAGACTGTGATCCAAAACCTTTACTACATTAGCGACTGGTGTCTTAGTCATAAATGGTACTGTCACGTCGTCCAGAGAACCGAACCCTCTGGACCTGGATTTGGGTTTGTCCAAACCCTGAGTGATCCATCAGCATCAAGGCAATGACGTCACCCTCCACAGTCGACTTAGACCAAGGCCCTTCTCAGTCCATCTTAGCTGCTTTATCCATCATACACATGACAAGGGTGTATTGGATAACTGAGAGTTATGAGAGTTATAGCCAGTTATGTATGATTCCTCACTCAAGTCAGTGCCTTGAACAGTTCATCACTCTTCCTCCAGACTCCTCTCTTTCTCATTCTCTTTCAATTCCCCGTCTCTGAAGCTTTTCCTGCCACTACAAATCACAACATCatccacaaacatcatcatccacctTGTGTCAGTCCGCCCGTCGCCATACCAAGAGGTGTATGTTTCCTTTTCTATTTTGCGTCTTTGAAGTAAGTAACCCATCTTACGATTCATGTCACATTTGGATGTCTGCACCTGTAGCACAAATGATTCTCCATAAACATATATTTAACTACACTGCCATTTAAAAGTGTCATTTACAAGTACTAAAGTGAAGTGTACTTGTGATAGAACATAGACAGAACAAACAGTTTCTCGGAAATAAATCATCCGTTGCAATGATACTGCACTGGATTTTATTAAACTGTTGGCTAATTGTCTCATGTGCTATAGAAATCCAAGGACTCCAGAAAAGGTCCAGTTGTTATTCTCTCCATCACCTACAGAGGTGTCAAGTTCATCGACGCAGCCACAAAGGTAATGGCAGTCCCTCCTAATTGATCTGTCCGTTCCCAACAGTTCCACGTGATTGACTTCGTACCACCATTAAGCGTCCATTTCCTCTCTCCCCGTCAGACCATTGTCGCTGAGCACGAGATCAGGAACATCTCCTGCGCCGCCCAGGACCCCGACGACCTCACGACGTTCGCCTATATCACCAAGGATCTGAAGAGCGGCCACCATTTCTGCCACGTTTTCAGCACCGTAGAAGTGGCAAGTGTGCATTTCTTATTGTAGCAAATCCTCTCGGAGAACATCACGTTTGGTAGGCCACACATCCCGCAATAATTTCGCACCTCGACCCGCCGACTTCCAGTTGCATCCATAAAACTCAAGTGTGATTTGTCATTTCTTACACGCTTGGCGCTGCAGTGGGACGAAATGATGAAGTAGCTATTTCACACATCTCAGTCCAACTAGGTCAACGCAACAGTCTCATTAAGGCTGTTTCCGTTCATATTTTTTGACACAATTTTCATGAAGGTATGGCACATCTTTGAACCTTCTTGTAAACACCCCTCAGTGCATTGAGAACTGGCTTTTCGTGGAAATATGTGTGGAATTTCTACTCAAGCAGCTGAAGAAAACAAGTGCTAATTTCCTACCACTTTCTCAGGCTGCCTGATTAAATCCCCTGATTGAAATTTGACCCCGACTGTgagacatttacatttacagacACAAATTAATTTTGCGCCATTGATTCTCtaaaggtcagtgaggatcttTGATATTTCAAAGACTTTAAGTTGGTGTGTACTGAAGGAGAAATAAAGGCAATTACTAACACACAAGCAGCGATTTGGCTGTAGTACAGCCATGTTGGTGTGAAGACCATTTCAGAGGAGCTTTTGAGAGGCTTCTTTCGAGGGTTTTGGCTTCTGTGAATTAGTCTTTTAATCTGTTTAGCATGCTTTATGCCTCCACTTCTGAtcagttattttattattatttatttaaatattttgctctatatttttttattcataatttgtATGTCATTCATAATGTTTTACCGATGCTTTAAATGTGTGATTTATCAATCTGTCCACATGGGAATAATAAACATTATGCTATTAGCAAGCAAAACACACAGACATAAAAAAGCAATTTTCTTCTCCCATATTCCCCTCGATTATGTATGTTTAGTATATTTTAAATCCATTACTGTCTTTGTGAAATATAATTtcatataatattaatatatatatataaatattaatgtaGTATAATTATATGTTTTCTACAAAAATcctgacaataataataataatatatcaaGAAAATGTGGTAAAAAGTGGTGACTTGCTATGGATTTAACACTAAAACTTAatgtggaagaagaaaaaataatcaattCAAAAAAATAAGACCTACACAAAACCATCCATTTTTTGAATTTCATCAAATATTATCGATATAATTAGATTTTGAAATTTGATATGATAAACAAGTCAAGTTCAAATGAGGAGCGTTTCAGAAGTTTAACATTTGTTGCAACTGACAAATACTTCAAACGATTCCTGGATCAAAGTTCTAATCCataaaaatgtaatcctcaccCAATCTCAGCATTTCCTTAAAATTTCTTTGAAATTTGCCTTTGAGTATTTTGCAACACACAATTAGGGGCCATAGTTATATTTGACAGACCTCACGTGGCCCTCAAGCCACGCTATGAGCACATCTgctatctttctttttttttttaaacattgtgttCCAGTACTCACTTTGGCCACATGTTGCCTCTGACAGACACAGACGTACGAGATCATCCTCACTCTGGGTCAGGCCTTCGAAGTGGCCTATCAGATGGCCGTCCAGGCTCGGGCACGACATTACATCCCACCTTCACCTCTGGTGTCCGAGGTCATCGAGACCAAAACCAGCCGCCCGGTGTCTCAGGCGTGGAGCAGCATGCGGCGATCGGCAGTGAGTATCAGCCGAAAACCACTCAAAGTCTCTGAAGCGTGAAGAAACTGTTGAGAAATTTATATGAGGTGCACGGAACTTTTGACCCACTTTGACGATGACGCTGAATCCTCGGTGGACCACATAGCAAGGCAAAATTTGTCGGTGTGTCAGAAAGTGATGAGTCATTGTTTAGCGGCCACTTTCATCTGGCGCATCCCTCCTTGTGAGTCACTGGCATCAGAAGAGATTTCATCTGGAAGCAGACAGacgaatgatgaatgaatggtgTTGTTGCTTACAGACAGGTTTGCGATTGCTCCTGGGATTCTGCTGAGGTCTCAGACCCCCGTCGCGCAGAGCCGTGCGCCCACTCCTCCTTATTGATTGAGTTTGTTGCTTAAACGTTGGAGTGGACCCGAACTGCGCTTTGATGCATCGATCTCCTCAGCTTCTCGTAATGATCAGTCGGTGATCAATGTCACCTGAGAAAGTGAGACTGCCGAGAGCGCACACAAGCCGGACCACATGCAGCAGCACAAATCACTTTGTTTTACTGCGGGGCTGTAAAGATAATGTATGGAGTAATCACGTAGCTGCATAATGAGTCTGGCTGCTTAGAAGGATACGGACCGGAGGGGGTAGGATGGGGGGGTGGAGTCATTTACCTCAATGCTTTTTTTATTGCTGCTCAGGAGCAGCCAAATGTTGTTGGTTTAAACAAGAACTCTGACAGTCATACACTCTTTTCCAAGTTCCCCAGTGAGCAATAACGGCTGCTCGCGGAGATTTCGCTCTCCAACTGTTAATGTcctgaacacaaacacgcagcaACGTAATGGACTTCCGAAGCCAAAACTTGCGTCGGGTTTGTTGCCGACATTAGCGCTGAAGATCTCCTTTGAGAATGCAACTTTCCAAATCTCATTCACCCCAGTGTGTGGAGAGGTCTCAGGCTGATGTGTGAAATGAAGAATCCTGCTGCTGCATGGAACTATTTAGTGAGTCTAATTTCTGCTCGACAACTTTGTGTTCCGAAACATGACTGTCTcgaaataagaagaagaaaaaagaaacctgATCACTCAGAAGTGTCTTTAAAGATCTGAAGGCTCTGAGAGACTCTCTTAAGAAGGAGCGTGGTGCTGAATTAGCTTAGGTACGTGAGGGAGGCGCAGAAAATATAGTAGGACGGTGATGAGTTGGGGATTCGAACTGGGAGTAGGATTacatcagggatcagctctTCTTATGTACGGTGGTTCGTGAAGAGTCTCCGTGGattatgatgtttgctgatgatgtagtgatATGTAAGAGGTGGCGAGCCAGTGGAGTAGGGGACAAAGAATGGGATAGAAAGAGAAGCAGAGTCTGTGGGCTTTATATGACAAATGAAGTGGCttggtgtgaccagggaggatgttAAGCTGAAGGTGGCCGACCATCTGTATCCCTAACCCAACCCCGGTCAGGAAATGACAAAGAAGACTTCAAGTGTTTTTTATGAGGTAAATTaatttttcagtgaatatcaaagtttttttttcctttgcacAAATCCACATGAAAGGCAGGCAAATAGGCTGCAACGTTTGCAGCCGATGATGTGTGAGGTGTTACATGCTGAACAGAacggtgaaaaaaaaaggaaaagaaaaaacgcCCACTGGATTTTTGTGACCCACTTTCCCGAACGTCAATCAAATCCTCTTTTTTTGGTACAGACACCCTTTTCAGTTTGACCTGAAGCGCAGATGTGGAACTGAGGCTTTTGTATCAGCACAGATGAGCAGCATTCCCTCCACGTTTTCACTCATGGAGACGGCTGTAGTCTCAGAGGGTCACATGTAAAATAGAGGTCTGAATACGACTGGGATGCATCTGTAGGTAAACAACAAATCTATCAACTGACAGAGTTTTTGGCAAACATGAAGATGCCCTGGTGCTACCAGACAGGTGGCACA
Above is a window of Synchiropus splendidus isolate RoL2022-P1 chromosome 6, RoL_Sspl_1.0, whole genome shotgun sequence DNA encoding:
- the anks1ab gene encoding ankyrin repeat and SAM domain-containing protein 1A isoform X12: MGLNQSFPNGACGKALDQPVGEWLEHVGLPQYESKFLLNGFDDLRFMGSNVMEDQDLRDIGITDPGHRKKILHAARSLPKVKALGCDGSTSLATWLDGLGLHEYLPNFLAGGYRTLECVKNLWELEIVNVIKITALGHRKRIIASLAERPYEEAPTKSRRLSPILFHDLLSQTTSPLSQLDPYTSRSMDMLLPLTESDRRRRGLDQDCSVSLRSFCERPRSVDRHKDSRLNLRPPSHSATYATVSAWHHQPEKLILDSCGYEATYLGSMIIRDLRGIESTQDACAKIRKSKDSRKGPVVILSITYRGVKFIDAATKTIVAEHEIRNISCAAQDPDDLTTFAYITKDLKSGHHFCHVFSTVEVTQTYEIILTLGQAFEVAYQMAVQARARHYIPPSPLVSEVIETKTSRPVSQAWSSMRRSAGAPLLECRCCHCHTCTTHRPSFLPLHSVSPGVQIDPLEMEADMHSLGGSTTWLLDHRDSNRRPVSTNSPRRSSFRTPSCELKGISRCVFQLVSREIER